From Onychostoma macrolepis isolate SWU-2019 chromosome 19, ASM1243209v1, whole genome shotgun sequence, a single genomic window includes:
- the lingo4a gene encoding leucine-rich repeat and immunoglobulin-like domain-containing nogo receptor-interacting protein 4a isoform X2: protein MCVAADWRRLYWWVVLQWVVGVALSAPCAQRCDCLPKLLIANCSSRRLSSVPAGVPDNTLSLNLTNNLLKTLSRRQFPGLTQLRELDLSDNALTAIEVEAFAGLRNLVVLNLSRNHLKIIPVGAFSGLHGVQLLDVSWNEILVLLDDMFSEMLSLQKLEASENDLVFISNRAFDGLSDLQELNLDRCNLTSVPIEALSRLSGIVRLRLCRLGLTTLPNNSFRQLGRLRDLEVSHCPWLDSLAANSLFGLNLTSLTLSHCNLSAVPYSPLHHLVYLRYLNLSYNPITIILSNLLGDLLRLQELHLVGTGLIRIEPGAFRNLAFFRFVDVSENRLVTLEESVFHSAAALEVLGLDGNPLACDCRLLWAMRRRPWLSFEGRSPTCATPVQVQGRSFADFTEAEIPRLFTCRQARILTRKPQDVRTDEGHTVLFFCAADGDPAPSIIWLNPKRSVLTSLGRIRTLANGTLEVRYAQVQDSGYYLCIASNAAGNDSVSVSLRVRGFPASARNRSGSYFLEGWSFTSGQAAVNGSQPFPFDVKTLVIAVTMGFLSFLSSVAVCFVFMFFWSQSKGQIKHTATIDFVPRSAATASGGGRTTMETGRFTMKLI, encoded by the coding sequence ATGTGTGTGGCTGCTGATTGGAGGAGGCTGTACTGGTGGGTGGTCCTCCAGTGGGTAGTGGGCGTGGCTTTATCAGCGCCCTGCGCTCAGCGCTGCGACTGTTTGCCAAAGCTCTTGATAGCGAACTGTTCATCAAGAAGACTGTCTTCCGTCCCCGCAGGCGTTCCTGACAACACCCTGTCGCTTAACTTAACCAACAACCTCTTAAAGACTCTATCAAGGCGACAGTTCCCCGGCCTGACTCAGTTACGTGAGCTGGACCTCAGCGATAACGCACTAACAGCGATCGAAGTCGAAGCCTTCGCCGGTTTGCGGAATCTCGTCGTGCTGAATTTATCCCGCAACCATCTAAAGATCATCCCGGTCGGAGCCTTCTCTGGCCTCCACGGCGTTCAGCTCCTGGACGTCAGCTGGAACGAGATCTTGGTGCTCCTGGACGATATGTTCAGCGAGATGCTGTCTCTCCAGAAGCTGGAAGCCAGCGAGAACGATCTGGTGTTTATCTCAAATCGCGCTTTCGACGGTCTTTCCGATCTGCAGGAGCTAAACCTTGACCGATGCAACCTGACGTCTGTGCCGATCGAAGCACTTTCACGGCTCTCCGGAATCGTCCGGCTGCGTCTGTGCCGACTTGGACTCACGACGCTTCCCAACAACTCCTTCCGCCAGCTGGGACGTTTGCGCGATCTTGAAGTTTCCCATTGTCCTTGGTTGGACTCGTTAGCCGCTAACAGCCTGTTTGGACTCAATCTCACGTCGCTAACGCTCAGCCACTGCAATCTGAGCGCCGTACCGTATTCCCCACTGCATCACCTCGTCTACTTGCGATACTTGAATTTATCGTACAACCCAATCACTATTATCCTTTCCAACCTTCTTGGGGATTTGCTACGACTCCAAGAGCTGCATCTAGTCGGTACAGGGCTCATACGAATAGAGCCTGGTGCTTTTCGCAACCTTGCGTTTTTCCGGTTCGTCGACGTGTCGGAGAACCGTCTGGTGACGCTGGAGGAGTCTGTGTTTCATTCGGCCGCTGCTTTAGAGGTGCTTGGACTGGACGGGAACCCGTTGGCGTGCGATTGCCGGCTTCTTTGGGCGATGCGCAGACGCCCGTGGCTGAGCTTCGAAGGACGTTCGCCGACTTGCGCAACACCTGTACAGGTGCAAGGCCGGTCGTTTGCTGACTTTACGGAGGCTGAGATTCCTAGGTTGTTTACGTGCAGGCAAGCTCGCATTCTGACTCGGAAGCCGCAGGATGTTCGGACGGACGAAGGACATACGGTTTTGTTCTTCTGCGCAGCTGACGGAGATCCGGCGCCGTCGATTATTTGGCTGAATCCCAAACGCTCTGTTCTGACCAGCTTGGGCCGGATTCGCACGCTCGCTAACGGGACCCTGGAAGTGCGCTACGCACAAGTACAGGATAGCGGGTATTACCTGTGCATCGCTTCGAACGCAGCCGGGAACGACAGCGTCTCGGTGAGCCTGCGTGTGCGAGGGTTTCCGGCGTCCGCTCGCAACCGCTCCGGCTCGTACTTTCTGGAAGGATGGAGCTTCACGTCCGGGCAAGCGGCGGTCAACGGATCGCAGCCGTTTCCGTTCGACGTGAAGACGCTTGTGATCGCAGTTACCATGGGGTTCCTGTCGTTCCTGAGCTCGGTGGCCGTCTGCTTCGTCTTCATGTTTTTCTGGAGTCAGAGCAAAGGGCAGATCAAGCACACGGCGACTATCGACTTCGTGCCGCGCAGCGCGGCGACGGCGTCCGGAGGCGGACGGACAACGATGGAGACGGGCAGGTTCACAATGAAGCTAATCTGA
- the lingo4a gene encoding leucine-rich repeat and immunoglobulin-like domain-containing nogo receptor-interacting protein 4a isoform X1, with the protein MNMNDRWGSEIHAVSGRSARLSLVIVGNEKEQPLCQLAGLQMCVAADWRRLYWWVVLQWVVGVALSAPCAQRCDCLPKLLIANCSSRRLSSVPAGVPDNTLSLNLTNNLLKTLSRRQFPGLTQLRELDLSDNALTAIEVEAFAGLRNLVVLNLSRNHLKIIPVGAFSGLHGVQLLDVSWNEILVLLDDMFSEMLSLQKLEASENDLVFISNRAFDGLSDLQELNLDRCNLTSVPIEALSRLSGIVRLRLCRLGLTTLPNNSFRQLGRLRDLEVSHCPWLDSLAANSLFGLNLTSLTLSHCNLSAVPYSPLHHLVYLRYLNLSYNPITIILSNLLGDLLRLQELHLVGTGLIRIEPGAFRNLAFFRFVDVSENRLVTLEESVFHSAAALEVLGLDGNPLACDCRLLWAMRRRPWLSFEGRSPTCATPVQVQGRSFADFTEAEIPRLFTCRQARILTRKPQDVRTDEGHTVLFFCAADGDPAPSIIWLNPKRSVLTSLGRIRTLANGTLEVRYAQVQDSGYYLCIASNAAGNDSVSVSLRVRGFPASARNRSGSYFLEGWSFTSGQAAVNGSQPFPFDVKTLVIAVTMGFLSFLSSVAVCFVFMFFWSQSKGQIKHTATIDFVPRSAATASGGGRTTMETGRFTMKLI; encoded by the exons gcTGTGAGCGGGCGATCAGCGAGACTTTCTTTAGTAATTGTTGGTAATGAGAAGGAGCAGCCCCTCTGCCAGCTG GCGGGTCTCCAGATGTGTGTGGCTGCTGATTGGAGGAGGCTGTACTGGTGGGTGGTCCTCCAGTGGGTAGTGGGCGTGGCTTTATCAGCGCCCTGCGCTCAGCGCTGCGACTGTTTGCCAAAGCTCTTGATAGCGAACTGTTCATCAAGAAGACTGTCTTCCGTCCCCGCAGGCGTTCCTGACAACACCCTGTCGCTTAACTTAACCAACAACCTCTTAAAGACTCTATCAAGGCGACAGTTCCCCGGCCTGACTCAGTTACGTGAGCTGGACCTCAGCGATAACGCACTAACAGCGATCGAAGTCGAAGCCTTCGCCGGTTTGCGGAATCTCGTCGTGCTGAATTTATCCCGCAACCATCTAAAGATCATCCCGGTCGGAGCCTTCTCTGGCCTCCACGGCGTTCAGCTCCTGGACGTCAGCTGGAACGAGATCTTGGTGCTCCTGGACGATATGTTCAGCGAGATGCTGTCTCTCCAGAAGCTGGAAGCCAGCGAGAACGATCTGGTGTTTATCTCAAATCGCGCTTTCGACGGTCTTTCCGATCTGCAGGAGCTAAACCTTGACCGATGCAACCTGACGTCTGTGCCGATCGAAGCACTTTCACGGCTCTCCGGAATCGTCCGGCTGCGTCTGTGCCGACTTGGACTCACGACGCTTCCCAACAACTCCTTCCGCCAGCTGGGACGTTTGCGCGATCTTGAAGTTTCCCATTGTCCTTGGTTGGACTCGTTAGCCGCTAACAGCCTGTTTGGACTCAATCTCACGTCGCTAACGCTCAGCCACTGCAATCTGAGCGCCGTACCGTATTCCCCACTGCATCACCTCGTCTACTTGCGATACTTGAATTTATCGTACAACCCAATCACTATTATCCTTTCCAACCTTCTTGGGGATTTGCTACGACTCCAAGAGCTGCATCTAGTCGGTACAGGGCTCATACGAATAGAGCCTGGTGCTTTTCGCAACCTTGCGTTTTTCCGGTTCGTCGACGTGTCGGAGAACCGTCTGGTGACGCTGGAGGAGTCTGTGTTTCATTCGGCCGCTGCTTTAGAGGTGCTTGGACTGGACGGGAACCCGTTGGCGTGCGATTGCCGGCTTCTTTGGGCGATGCGCAGACGCCCGTGGCTGAGCTTCGAAGGACGTTCGCCGACTTGCGCAACACCTGTACAGGTGCAAGGCCGGTCGTTTGCTGACTTTACGGAGGCTGAGATTCCTAGGTTGTTTACGTGCAGGCAAGCTCGCATTCTGACTCGGAAGCCGCAGGATGTTCGGACGGACGAAGGACATACGGTTTTGTTCTTCTGCGCAGCTGACGGAGATCCGGCGCCGTCGATTATTTGGCTGAATCCCAAACGCTCTGTTCTGACCAGCTTGGGCCGGATTCGCACGCTCGCTAACGGGACCCTGGAAGTGCGCTACGCACAAGTACAGGATAGCGGGTATTACCTGTGCATCGCTTCGAACGCAGCCGGGAACGACAGCGTCTCGGTGAGCCTGCGTGTGCGAGGGTTTCCGGCGTCCGCTCGCAACCGCTCCGGCTCGTACTTTCTGGAAGGATGGAGCTTCACGTCCGGGCAAGCGGCGGTCAACGGATCGCAGCCGTTTCCGTTCGACGTGAAGACGCTTGTGATCGCAGTTACCATGGGGTTCCTGTCGTTCCTGAGCTCGGTGGCCGTCTGCTTCGTCTTCATGTTTTTCTGGAGTCAGAGCAAAGGGCAGATCAAGCACACGGCGACTATCGACTTCGTGCCGCGCAGCGCGGCGACGGCGTCCGGAGGCGGACGGACAACGATGGAGACGGGCAGGTTCACAATGAAGCTAATCTGA